From one Paractinoplanes brasiliensis genomic stretch:
- a CDS encoding alkaline phosphatase PhoX — protein MDRRTLLRATVAGAGGLALPFTAWPAAYAAPAQNATGPYGPLQAADANGIRLPAGFTSQVVARSRQTVPGTSYVWHDAPDGGAVIPNGSGWVYVSNSEVSSSAGGGASRIVFNSSGQIVGASRILSGTDQNCAGGKTPWDTWLSCEEVTRGRVWETYPLGGSAVVRPAMGRFKHEAAAADPVRQVVYLTEDESDGKFYRYVPATWGSLAAGTLQVFRAGSGTSGSFTWADVPGPDGSPTQTRYQVSGAKSFNGGEGCHYADGKVWFTTKGDNRVWQVNLATSTYELAYDDNLVSSGTAPLTGVDNVTGSPSGDLYVAEDGGSMDICLISPSSATVSVFLRITGQSASEITGPAFTPAGDRLYFSSQRGATGASSGGITYCVTGPFR, from the coding sequence ATGGATCGTCGCACCCTGCTGCGTGCCACCGTCGCCGGGGCCGGTGGGCTGGCGCTGCCGTTCACCGCTTGGCCCGCCGCCTACGCGGCGCCCGCGCAGAACGCGACCGGGCCGTACGGGCCGCTGCAGGCCGCCGACGCCAACGGCATCCGGCTGCCCGCCGGATTCACCAGCCAGGTGGTGGCGCGCTCGCGGCAGACCGTGCCGGGGACCTCGTACGTGTGGCACGACGCCCCCGACGGCGGAGCGGTGATCCCCAACGGCAGCGGCTGGGTCTACGTGTCCAACTCCGAGGTGTCGTCGTCGGCAGGCGGCGGGGCCTCCCGGATCGTCTTCAATTCCAGCGGCCAGATCGTGGGAGCGTCGCGGATCCTGAGCGGCACCGACCAGAACTGCGCGGGCGGCAAGACGCCGTGGGACACCTGGCTGTCGTGCGAGGAGGTCACCCGGGGCCGGGTCTGGGAGACGTACCCGCTGGGCGGCTCGGCGGTGGTGCGACCGGCAATGGGCCGGTTCAAGCACGAGGCTGCCGCGGCCGACCCCGTACGCCAGGTCGTCTACCTGACCGAGGACGAGTCCGACGGCAAGTTCTACCGCTACGTCCCGGCCACCTGGGGCAGCCTCGCCGCCGGCACCCTGCAGGTGTTCCGGGCCGGCAGCGGCACGTCGGGCTCGTTCACGTGGGCCGACGTGCCCGGCCCGGACGGCTCCCCCACGCAGACCCGCTATCAGGTGTCCGGCGCCAAGTCGTTCAACGGCGGCGAGGGCTGCCACTACGCCGACGGCAAGGTCTGGTTCACCACCAAGGGCGACAACCGGGTGTGGCAGGTCAACCTGGCCACGAGCACGTACGAACTGGCGTACGACGACAATCTGGTCAGCTCGGGCACGGCCCCGTTGACAGGGGTCGACAACGTCACCGGCTCGCCGTCGGGCGATCTTTACGTGGCCGAGGACGGGGGCAGCATGGACATCTGCCTGATCTCGCCGTCGTCGGCGACGGTGTCCGTGTTTCTGCGGATCACCGGCCAGAGCGCATCGGAGATCACCGGCCCGGCGTTCACCCCGGCCGGCGACCGGCTCTACTTCTCGTCACAGCGTGGCGCCACCGGAGCGTCCTCCGGCGGCATCACGTACTGCGTCACCGGTCCGTTTCGCTAG
- a CDS encoding septum formation initiator, whose product MQAPRSLVAGAGWLAAAVVVTVAGLGGIRLVGDSLTGTAGGVLSEQEVARALADATPSPVRSSAAAPTSAAASRPPALTSFPSSGGVAIAGCRGNQAFLERWSPKPGYEVRDVDAGPDDEAEVRFESADRHVDLKITCSGGVPRAVEHANHGEDDD is encoded by the coding sequence ATGCAGGCTCCTCGTTCGCTCGTGGCCGGCGCCGGTTGGCTGGCCGCCGCCGTCGTCGTCACCGTCGCCGGGCTGGGTGGCATCCGGCTGGTCGGCGACAGCCTGACCGGAACCGCCGGCGGCGTGCTCAGCGAGCAGGAGGTGGCCCGGGCGTTGGCTGACGCAACCCCTTCCCCCGTACGGTCGTCAGCCGCCGCTCCCACGTCGGCCGCCGCGTCCCGTCCGCCAGCGCTCACGAGTTTCCCCAGTTCGGGAGGGGTCGCCATCGCCGGCTGCCGGGGAAACCAGGCTTTCCTGGAGCGATGGTCACCGAAGCCCGGCTACGAGGTGCGTGACGTCGACGCCGGGCCGGACGACGAGGCCGAGGTCCGATTCGAAAGCGCCGACCGCCACGTCGACCTGAAAATCACCTGTTCAGGCGGTGTCCCCCGGGCTGTCGAGCACGCGAACCACGGCGAGGACGACGACTGA
- a CDS encoding response regulator transcription factor yields MARLLLIEDDATIRTPLMRALKERGHAVASVATAMEGVQSALTDRPDLVVLDLGLPDLDGREVLRMLRAVSQVPVIVATARDDETEIVRVLDAGADDYVVKPFTAAQLESRIRAVLRRGATPSADPTITVGELVIDPAGRRVRLAGEPVELTPREFDLLHHLATRAGQVVTKRELMTEVWQIPYGGADKTVDVHLSWLRRKLGESATAPRYLHTVRGVGVRLGTQP; encoded by the coding sequence ATGGCCCGGCTGCTGCTGATCGAGGATGACGCGACCATCCGTACGCCCCTGATGCGTGCCCTCAAGGAGCGCGGCCACGCCGTCGCGTCCGTCGCCACCGCCATGGAAGGTGTGCAGTCCGCGCTCACCGACCGCCCCGACCTGGTGGTTCTCGACCTCGGGCTGCCCGACCTGGACGGCCGTGAGGTGCTGCGGATGCTGCGCGCGGTCAGCCAGGTGCCGGTGATTGTGGCCACGGCGCGTGACGACGAGACCGAGATCGTCCGGGTGCTCGACGCGGGCGCCGACGACTACGTGGTCAAACCGTTCACCGCGGCCCAGCTGGAATCGCGGATCCGGGCGGTGCTGCGCCGCGGCGCCACCCCGTCGGCCGACCCCACCATCACCGTCGGCGAGCTGGTCATCGACCCGGCCGGGCGGCGGGTGCGGCTGGCCGGGGAGCCGGTCGAGCTGACGCCGCGCGAGTTCGACCTGTTGCATCACCTGGCCACCCGCGCCGGGCAGGTGGTGACCAAGCGTGAGCTGATGACCGAGGTGTGGCAGATCCCGTACGGGGGTGCCGACAAGACAGTCGACGTGCACCTGTCGTGGTTGCGCCGCAAACTGGGCGAGAGCGCCACCGCGCCGCGTTACCTGCACACCGTACGGGGGGTCGGGGTCCGGCTGGGCACGCAGCCGTGA
- a CDS encoding sensor histidine kinase, with protein sequence MRGQLRLLVLATTSLMMIAFLVPLAFLVRQVAQDRATVRATADVQGIITDVGRAAPDDLRLTVETLAATSGRPITVYLSDGTMLGTPQEATPAVELARLGSRSLTVENGGAREIVVSVQGRDGTAVIRTVVSAGESSAGVTRSWLVLSGLGALLVALGVVVADRLARTITRPISDLSAVSHRLANAELTARASPSAGGPPEVREVAGALNHLAGRIQELLRAEREQVADLSHRLRTPLTALRLEAEGLRDPSESARLSAAADALERAVSGLIQQARRRADPDSEPARCDAASVVADRVAFWAVLAEDTGRSVTVDLAPGPQPAAVSADELAAAVDALLGNVFAHTPEGTPFSVRLEVAPDGVKLTIADRGPGMPDGLVRRGVSGGDSTGLGLDIARRAARGRFEIHGGSEGGSVVTMLLTRP encoded by the coding sequence GTGAGGGGGCAGCTGCGCCTGCTGGTGCTGGCCACCACGAGCCTCATGATGATCGCGTTCCTGGTGCCGCTCGCCTTCCTGGTGCGCCAGGTCGCGCAGGACAGGGCCACCGTGCGCGCGACCGCCGACGTGCAGGGCATCATCACCGACGTCGGCCGGGCCGCCCCCGACGACCTGCGCCTGACCGTCGAGACGCTGGCCGCCACCTCGGGCCGCCCGATCACGGTCTATCTGAGCGACGGAACAATGCTCGGCACGCCGCAAGAGGCCACCCCGGCCGTCGAGCTGGCGCGGCTGGGCAGCCGCAGTCTCACCGTCGAGAACGGCGGCGCCCGCGAGATCGTGGTGTCGGTTCAGGGCCGCGACGGCACGGCAGTCATCCGTACGGTGGTCTCGGCCGGCGAGAGCAGCGCCGGCGTCACCCGTTCCTGGCTGGTGCTGTCCGGGCTGGGCGCGCTGCTGGTGGCGCTCGGGGTGGTGGTCGCCGACCGGCTCGCGCGAACGATCACCCGCCCGATCAGCGACCTGTCCGCCGTCTCGCACCGCCTGGCCAACGCAGAACTCACCGCGCGCGCCTCACCTTCAGCGGGCGGGCCTCCCGAGGTACGCGAGGTCGCCGGCGCCCTCAACCACCTCGCCGGGCGCATTCAGGAGCTGCTTCGAGCCGAACGGGAACAGGTGGCCGACCTCTCGCACCGGCTGCGGACCCCGCTGACCGCTTTACGGCTGGAGGCCGAAGGGCTGCGTGACCCGTCGGAGAGCGCCCGGCTGAGCGCCGCCGCGGACGCCCTGGAACGTGCGGTGAGCGGGCTCATCCAGCAGGCCCGCCGCCGCGCCGACCCCGACTCCGAGCCCGCACGGTGTGACGCGGCTTCGGTGGTGGCCGATCGGGTCGCGTTCTGGGCCGTTCTCGCCGAGGACACCGGGAGGTCGGTGACTGTCGATCTGGCGCCGGGGCCGCAGCCCGCGGCGGTGTCGGCCGACGAGCTGGCCGCGGCGGTCGACGCCCTGCTGGGGAACGTCTTCGCCCACACACCCGAGGGCACCCCCTTCTCCGTACGGCTGGAGGTGGCGCCCGACGGGGTGAAGCTCACGATCGCCGACCGTGGGCCCGGGATGCCGGACGGACTGGTGCGGCGGGGCGTCAGTGGGGGCGACTCGACAGGCCTGGGGCTGGACATCGCGCGCCGGGCCGCTCGGGGACGGTTCGAGATCCACGGCGGATCGGAGGGTGGCTCGGTGGTCACGATGCTCTTAACCCGGCCTTAG
- a CDS encoding PepSY domain-containing protein, which produces MTKVEAETEHGRAVWEVEVVYRGAEHDLDIDRRTGAVTDHDVSAVRGDDGRSDDKGRDDDDRSGWHGGDDRSGDDRSGDDRGGRHGGDEDRGGRHGGDDDRGDDGSGRHGGDDRDDD; this is translated from the coding sequence GTGACCAAGGTGGAAGCCGAGACCGAGCACGGGCGGGCTGTGTGGGAGGTGGAGGTCGTGTATCGGGGAGCCGAGCACGACCTGGACATCGACCGCCGGACGGGCGCGGTGACCGATCACGACGTGTCCGCCGTCCGAGGCGACGACGGTCGTTCCGACGACAAGGGCCGAGATGACGACGACCGGAGCGGCTGGCACGGCGGGGACGACCGGAGCGGGGACGACCGGAGCGGGGACGACCGGGGTGGCCGGCACGGCGGGGACGAGGACCGGGGTGGCCGGCACGGCGGCGACGATGATCGTGGGGACGACGGGAGCGGGCGGCACGGCGGGGACGACCGCGACGACGACTGA